The following is a genomic window from Blattabacterium cuenoti.
TTCATAATAAATGTAATGTATTCCTCCTTTTTGATCAGATAATTCTACTTTTAGAACATTTTTATAAATTAAAATAACATTAAATTTTTTTGCTTGTTCTTTGCAACATTCCATAAATTTAGATCCATTAATACCTTTAGGATATCCTAAATAATTATCAATATAATGTGTATTAATTAATTGGCCGCCTGGCATTGATCCCATAAACATAATTGGATTAAGATCAGCACGTGCTGCATATATAGATGCAGAATATCCAGCAGGCCCAGATCCAATAATTACGCAATTGTGGATTTTATTATTATTAAACATAAAAACTATATTTTTGTTTTTTTAATGTTATGTCAGATTTTAATCTTTTTATTACAAATTATTTATATTTGACTTGTGTCAATAAAAAAAATTATATATTCTGCAATATTAGAAAAAAATTTTATGTTTTTTCTGGAGAAGAATTAGTTAGACAATATATATTATTTTTATTACAACAGAAACATTACAAAACATCTGATATATGTATAGAATATCCTTTTAAAATTAATAATTCAAACAATAGATTGGATCTTTTAGTTTATAAAAAACAAAAACCACATTTATTGATTGAATGTAAATCTCCCAATATTTCAATTACACAAAAAACATTCGATCAAATTTCTAAATATAATATAAAAATTAAAGCACCATATTTAATGATTAGTAATGGAATAAAACACTTAATTTGTAAAATAAATAATCATAAATATTTATTTATGGATGATATTCCATTATAATATAAATATTAATTATAACAATAAGAGTGAATATAATCTATAAGATCTACTATTTTAGATGCATAACCCACTTCATTATCATACCATGATATGATTTTAACAAAAGTAGAATTTAACATCATACTTGAACTTGCATCAAAAATAGACGTTCTAGTATCTCCTATAAAATCTGTAGAAACTACTAATTCTTCAGTATATCCTAATATTCCTTTTAATGAAGTTTCAGATGCAATTTTCATACTAGATTTAATTTCATTATAATTTGTATAAGATTTTAAACAAACAGTTAAATCTAACACAGAAGCATCTAATATTGGAACTCGAAAAGCCATTCCAGTTAATTTTCCATTGATACTTGGAATAATTTTTCCAACTGCCTCTGCGGCCCCAGTAGATGCAGGAATAATATTATTCAATGATGATCTACCAGATCTCCAATCTTTAGCAGAAACCGAATCAACAACTTTTTGTGTTGCAGTAGATGCATGTATTGTAGTCATTAATCCTTTTGTAACTCCAAACTTATCATTTAAAACTTTCACAATTGGTGCTAAACAATTAGTAGTACAAGATGCATTAGAAATTATAGAAGGATGATGAATTTTTAATGTTTCATGATTAACCCCCATTACATACATAGGAATATCCTTATCCTTTGGTGGAGCAGATAAAATTACTTTTTTTACTCCAGATTTTAAATGAATACTAGCTAATTCTTTAGTTAAAAAAACTCCTGTAGATTCTATCACATATTCAACATCCAATTTATTCCATTTTAAATTATCTGGATTTTTTTCATTAGTAACTGTTATTTTTTTTCCATTTACAATTAAATAATTATCTTCTATGTTAATTTTACCTTTAAATCTTCCATGAACTGAATCATATTTTAACATATAAGCTAAATAATCAACTGAGGCTAAATCATTAACGGCAACAATATGAAAATTGTCTCTTTCTATCATAGAACTTAACACCATTTTTCCTATTCTTCCAAGACCATTAATTCCTATTTTAATCACAGACATAATAATATAAGTTTTAATTTTTAACTTTTAAAAAATTGATAAAAGTAGAATTAGGAATATTTACTTTTCCTATTTTACGCATTTTTTTCTTTCCTTTTTTTT
Proteins encoded in this region:
- a CDS encoding type I restriction enzyme HsdR N-terminal domain-containing protein gives rise to the protein MSDFNLFITNYLYLTCVNKKNYIFCNIRKKFYVFSGEELVRQYILFLLQQKHYKTSDICIEYPFKINNSNNRLDLLVYKKQKPHLLIECKSPNISITQKTFDQISKYNIKIKAPYLMISNGIKHLICKINNHKYLFMDDIPL
- the gap gene encoding type I glyceraldehyde-3-phosphate dehydrogenase; translation: MSVIKIGINGLGRIGKMVLSSMIERDNFHIVAVNDLASVDYLAYMLKYDSVHGRFKGKINIEDNYLIVNGKKITVTNEKNPDNLKWNKLDVEYVIESTGVFLTKELASIHLKSGVKKVILSAPPKDKDIPMYVMGVNHETLKIHHPSIISNASCTTNCLAPIVKVLNDKFGVTKGLMTTIHASTATQKVVDSVSAKDWRSGRSSLNNIIPASTGAAEAVGKIIPSINGKLTGMAFRVPILDASVLDLTVCLKSYTNYNEIKSSMKIASETSLKGILGYTEELVVSTDFIGDTRTSIFDASSSMMLNSTFVKIISWYDNEVGYASKIVDLIDYIHSYCYN